The genomic DNA GGCGCTCGTCGAACTGGCGCATCGTGTCCGCCATCCGCAGGGCCTGGGCCTCGTTCAATTCGAGCTCGTCCGCGAGCGACAACACCCGCTTCATCCGCGCCTGCTTCTCCGTGCGCTCCGCGCCCTCTCCGTCCGAGGCCATCGACGCCACGGGCAGCAGCGTCAGGGCGAGGACCAGCCAGTGACAGGATTTCATAGCGATTCTCCAAAGGGGGAAGAGTAGAGGAAGTCATCGGGCTCGACGTCCCAGGCGCCGGCCTCGTCCTCGAGGTCGTCCAGGCCGGAGTCGTCCTCGTCGAGCGCGTCGGACAACGGGTCCGCCATCGCCCACTGTTCCAGGGAGAAGGTGTCGTCCTCGGCCATGGCGGAGGAGGGCTCTCCCGGGGTGGAAGCGGGCACGGACGTCGTGTCGCGCCGCGCCACCGGCCCGAGGACGAGCAGGACCGCGGCGGCCACCGCCAGCAGTCCCCCCGTGGTGCGCATGCGCGCGGCCTGGCGGACCTGGTTCCGGCGCCAGACGCTCACCGTGGTGCGAGGCAGTGCCTCCAGGACGGCCTGCTCCCGGGCGGAGGGGGGAGGCAGCGCGGCCAGCCCGAGCACTTCCCGCTGGGCATCCACCTCGCGGCGGCAGGACGCGCAGGTCTCCAGGTGCGTCCGCACGCGCGCCTCGTCCGAGGGCTCGAGGGCGTCCGCGGCGAAAAGGGTCAGCACTTCTTCGGACTCATGGCTCGCCATCATCGGCGCTCCTCCTCGGGCGTTTCGGCCACCTGCGCCCGGAGGCGCTTCACGGCGTGATGGAAGTTCACCTTCGCGTTGGTCTCGGTGATGCCGAGGGACTCGGCGATGTCCTTGAAGGCGAGTCCCGCGTCCACCCGGAGTGTCAGCACCTCGCGCTGACGGCGGGGCAGGGTGAGCACCGCGGCACGCACCCGCTGTTCCCGCTCCGAGCGCTCCAGGGCCTCTTGCGCGGATTCGTCGGGGGTT from Melittangium boletus DSM 14713 includes the following:
- a CDS encoding anti-sigma factor family protein; the protein is MMASHESEEVLTLFAADALEPSDEARVRTHLETCASCRREVDAQREVLGLAALPPPSAREQAVLEALPRTTVSVWRRNQVRQAARMRTTGGLLAVAAAVLLVLGPVARRDTTSVPASTPGEPSSAMAEDDTFSLEQWAMADPLSDALDEDDSGLDDLEDEAGAWDVEPDDFLYSSPFGESL